The proteins below are encoded in one region of Fibrella aestuarina BUZ 2:
- a CDS encoding ribonuclease HII, whose translation MLRSYHTAGLLEAGLDEVGRGCLAGPVVAAAVILPPDYQHPILTDSKQLSRPQRNRLQADIRRDAIAWAIAEVSPADIDRINILQASFLAMHRATDALSVRPEHLLVDGNRFRPYPMVPHTCIVKGDSLYLSIAAASVLAKTYRDELMETLGRTYPAYGWAQNVGYPTAHHRDALRLHGPTEYHRMSFRLV comes from the coding sequence ATGCTCCGATCATACCATACAGCTGGCTTATTAGAAGCCGGTCTCGACGAAGTGGGACGGGGTTGCCTGGCCGGGCCCGTCGTGGCGGCGGCGGTAATCCTCCCCCCCGATTACCAGCACCCCATCCTGACCGACTCCAAACAGTTGAGCCGCCCCCAGCGCAACCGCCTGCAAGCCGATATTCGCCGCGACGCCATTGCCTGGGCCATTGCCGAGGTGTCGCCCGCCGACATCGACCGGATCAATATTTTACAGGCCAGCTTTCTGGCAATGCACCGGGCTACCGATGCGCTCAGCGTCCGCCCCGAACACCTGCTGGTCGACGGCAACCGGTTCCGGCCATACCCGATGGTGCCGCACACCTGCATCGTCAAAGGCGACTCACTCTATCTGTCGATTGCTGCGGCGTCGGTGCTGGCCAAAACGTACCGCGATGAACTGATGGAAACACTGGGCCGAACGTACCCAGCCTACGGATGGGCGCAGAACGTAGGCTACCCCACCGCCCACCACCGCGACGCCCTCCGCCTGCACGGTCCCACCGAATACCACCGGATGAGCTTTCGGTTGGTTTAA
- a CDS encoding heavy metal-binding domain-containing protein: MLVTTTPSIEGKRIINYIGLVNGEAIIGANIVKDFFAGISDIVGGRSGAYEQGLREAKSIAIREMMDQATRLGANAIVGVDLDYETIGGNGSMLMVSANGTAVVIE; the protein is encoded by the coding sequence ATGCTCGTTACGACTACGCCCAGCATCGAAGGCAAACGCATCATTAACTACATTGGTCTGGTCAATGGCGAGGCCATTATTGGTGCCAATATCGTCAAGGATTTCTTCGCGGGCATCAGCGACATCGTCGGCGGGCGGTCGGGCGCTTATGAACAGGGCCTGCGCGAAGCCAAAAGTATTGCCATCCGCGAGATGATGGACCAGGCCACGCGGCTGGGTGCCAATGCCATCGTTGGCGTCGATCTGGACTACGAAACCATCGGCGGAAACGGCTCGATGTTGATGGTATCGGCCAACGGAACAGCGGTTGTTATCGAATAG
- a CDS encoding GDSL-type esterase/lipase family protein, with amino-acid sequence MLLFSEEINALEKKVKATPPGRTVFYGSSSIRLWANLERDFPQIDALNLGFGGSTLAACAWHFERLVVPAQPRALILYAGDNDLGEGRQPEEVCLFFRDLARQIEQHLPNVPVSFLSIKPSPARWQLVDSIRLANRFIADDISRRPQFQFIDATVAMLTPDGRPDHSLYEADGLHLSPAGYARWREQLIGYVK; translated from the coding sequence ATGCTCCTGTTTTCGGAAGAAATTAACGCATTAGAAAAGAAAGTAAAGGCTACCCCGCCCGGCAGAACGGTGTTCTACGGCAGCTCGTCGATCCGGCTTTGGGCAAATCTGGAACGCGATTTCCCCCAGATTGACGCGTTAAATTTGGGCTTTGGCGGCTCTACCTTAGCGGCCTGCGCCTGGCATTTTGAGCGGTTGGTCGTACCGGCCCAGCCACGCGCGCTGATCCTCTACGCGGGCGATAATGATCTGGGTGAAGGGCGGCAACCCGAGGAGGTCTGTCTCTTTTTCCGCGATCTGGCCCGGCAGATTGAACAACACCTGCCCAACGTGCCGGTTTCGTTTTTGTCGATCAAACCGAGCCCGGCGCGCTGGCAACTCGTCGATTCGATCCGGCTGGCCAACCGGTTCATCGCTGACGATATAAGCCGACGACCGCAGTTTCAGTTTATCGACGCCACCGTAGCCATGCTCACGCCCGACGGCCGACCTGACCATTCCTTGTATGAGGCCGATGGTCTGCACCTTAGCCCCGCCGGCTACGCCCGCTGGCGCGAGCAATTGATCGGGTATGTGAAATAG
- a CDS encoding TonB-dependent receptor, which translates to MNRLSTLFLTLSLLLVSLSAWAHLGRLAGTVIDQATQLPLRGATVQLTGLGRSTTTNELGQFVFDRLPPSPYKLEVTYLGYTSVTIDLTILDDETTTVSIPLGRSTLELREVVVSAGKTQGQQLISAIDITTRPIVNSQEILRLVPGLFIGQHAGGGKAEQIFLRGFDLDHGTDIRLTVDGMPVNMVSHAHGQGYADLHFVIPELVAGVSFKKGPYETDKGNLTTAGWADFRTKTVLDRSFAKVEIGQYNTYRTVFSVNLIQPKPLSPDQLRRDQSAYVAGEYSYSDSYFENPQRFNRINLLGKYHRHLSPTTDLTLTGSTFWSRWNHSGQIPDRAVDSRQIGFFGSIDPTEGGETSRTNANLELVTVTPGQTTIKNQFFYSRYTFELYSNFTFFLNDSINGDQIRQREKRHLFGYNGIVSHTYRLGNRPLTAAAGLQYRQDITGDEEGSASELSHTVNRTETLERLQFGSVNERNAAAYADATLELSDRFTLNAGVRLDYFQNRYLDLIPTERTWQQADAAIVSPKLNLYYTLNPSLQLYLNTGKGFHSNDTRVVVAQRGRQILPPAYGSDLGLIVKPLPNLLINAAGWYLWLQQEFVWVGDEGVVEPSGRSRRYGLDLSARYQLARNLYADVDLNTATPRSLDAEAGQNYLPLAPTFTSTGGLSLQRQTGFSGSLRYRYMADRPANEDRSIMAKGYFVTDMQVNYARRQFTLGLSLQNLFNTRWKETQFATESRLRNEATAVNEIHFTPGTPFFARLSATWFW; encoded by the coding sequence ATGAACCGATTGTCTACGCTGTTCCTGACGTTGTCATTGCTTTTGGTCAGCCTGTCGGCCTGGGCGCACCTAGGCCGATTAGCCGGGACGGTTATTGATCAGGCGACGCAGTTACCACTTCGGGGAGCTACCGTGCAGCTGACGGGCTTAGGCCGCAGCACCACGACGAATGAGCTGGGCCAATTCGTGTTCGACCGCCTACCGCCTTCGCCCTACAAACTCGAGGTAACGTACCTGGGCTACACATCGGTCACCATCGACTTGACTATCCTCGACGACGAAACCACGACCGTCAGCATTCCGTTAGGCCGGTCAACGCTGGAACTGCGGGAAGTGGTGGTGTCGGCGGGCAAAACGCAGGGACAGCAACTCATCAGCGCTATCGACATTACGACCCGCCCGATTGTGAATTCGCAGGAGATTCTGCGGCTGGTACCGGGGCTGTTCATCGGGCAACACGCGGGCGGCGGCAAGGCCGAGCAAATTTTTCTGCGCGGTTTCGACCTCGATCACGGCACCGACATCCGACTGACGGTCGACGGGATGCCCGTCAACATGGTGTCGCACGCACACGGGCAGGGCTACGCCGATCTGCACTTCGTTATTCCTGAACTGGTCGCCGGGGTTTCGTTCAAAAAAGGGCCTTATGAAACCGACAAGGGTAATCTGACTACGGCGGGCTGGGCCGATTTCCGGACGAAAACCGTGTTGGATCGGAGTTTCGCCAAGGTCGAAATAGGTCAATACAACACCTACCGCACCGTTTTTAGCGTCAACCTTATTCAGCCCAAACCGCTGTCGCCCGATCAACTGCGCCGCGATCAGTCGGCCTACGTAGCGGGCGAGTATTCGTATTCCGACTCGTATTTCGAGAATCCACAGCGATTCAACCGCATCAACCTGTTGGGCAAATACCACCGGCATCTGTCCCCAACAACCGACCTTACGCTGACCGGCTCGACGTTCTGGAGCCGCTGGAATCATTCCGGCCAAATCCCCGACCGGGCCGTCGACAGCAGGCAGATTGGGTTCTTCGGCTCCATCGACCCGACCGAAGGCGGCGAAACCAGCCGCACCAACGCCAACCTCGAACTCGTGACGGTTACGCCCGGCCAAACCACGATCAAAAACCAGTTTTTCTACAGCCGGTACACGTTTGAACTCTACTCCAACTTCACGTTTTTCTTAAACGACTCGATCAACGGTGATCAGATCCGGCAGCGCGAAAAACGGCATCTGTTTGGGTATAACGGCATCGTCTCGCATACCTACCGCCTGGGCAATCGCCCCCTGACGGCCGCCGCTGGGCTTCAGTACCGACAGGACATTACGGGCGATGAGGAAGGCAGCGCCAGCGAACTGTCGCATACGGTTAACCGCACCGAAACCCTTGAACGGCTTCAGTTTGGCAGTGTCAATGAGCGCAACGCCGCGGCCTACGCTGACGCCACGCTTGAGCTTTCCGACCGCTTCACGCTCAACGCGGGTGTCCGGCTTGATTATTTTCAGAACCGCTACCTCGACCTCATCCCAACGGAACGTACCTGGCAGCAGGCCGACGCGGCCATTGTTTCGCCCAAGCTAAACCTGTACTACACGCTGAACCCGTCGCTGCAACTGTACCTGAACACGGGCAAAGGCTTTCACTCCAACGATACGCGGGTGGTAGTGGCGCAGCGCGGCCGGCAGATTCTACCACCAGCCTACGGCTCCGACCTGGGGCTGATTGTAAAACCATTGCCCAACCTGCTCATCAACGCGGCGGGCTGGTACCTGTGGTTGCAACAGGAATTTGTGTGGGTTGGCGATGAGGGCGTGGTCGAACCCAGCGGCCGGTCGCGCCGCTACGGGCTCGACCTATCAGCCCGCTATCAGCTCGCTAGAAACCTGTATGCCGACGTCGATCTCAACACGGCTACCCCCCGCTCACTCGACGCCGAAGCGGGTCAGAATTACCTGCCGCTCGCGCCTACCTTCACGTCTACGGGTGGGTTGTCGCTTCAACGCCAGACGGGTTTCAGTGGGTCACTCCGTTACCGCTACATGGCCGATCGACCTGCCAATGAGGATCGGTCGATAATGGCAAAAGGCTATTTCGTAACGGATATGCAAGTCAATTACGCTCGACGTCAGTTTACGTTGGGTCTGTCATTACAAAACCTGTTCAATACACGCTGGAAGGAAACGCAGTTTGCGACCGAAAGCCGCCTGCGGAATGAGGCCACTGCCGTCAATGAAATTCATTTCACGCCCGGAACGCCCTTTTTCGCCCGCCTAAGCGCTACCTGGTTTTGGTAA
- a CDS encoding Mg-chelatase subunit ChlI-like protein, producing the protein MSYRNLKAKELLTIKTLGELKAAGYKTRTIKQELRDNLIQKLKAKENVFTGIWGYEDTVIPDIERAILSMHHINLLGLRGQAKTRIARLMVNLLDEYIPVVEGSELNDDPLHPLSRYAHDRIGELGDATPISWLHRDDRYTEKLATPDVSVADLIGDVDPIKAATLKLPYSDERTIHFGLIPRSHRCIFVINELPDLQARIQVSLFNILQEGDIQIRGFKLRLPLDIQFVFTANPEDYTNRGSIVTPLKDRIDSQIVTHYPKSIETGRKITQQEAIVKTEQKGLVKTNDLVADLIEQIAIEARQSEYVDAKSGVSARMTISAYENLLSAAELRTLLNSEKETYVRIADLYGVVPAICGKVELVYEGEVEGPVIVAQNLIGKALRTQFLNYFPNPEKAKKDKRGNPYKKITDWFGDGNVMDLLNDLPNRDYESRLRTIDGLDDLVDQFHPRLSKEERLFMMEFALHGVAEYSLVGKKALDTGLQFKDLVGSMFDPTKHFGEEDEEEDDDDRY; encoded by the coding sequence ATGAGCTACCGCAACCTGAAAGCGAAGGAACTGCTTACCATAAAGACATTGGGCGAGCTGAAAGCCGCCGGTTATAAGACCCGCACCATTAAACAGGAGTTGCGCGACAACCTGATTCAGAAGCTGAAGGCGAAAGAAAACGTGTTCACGGGCATCTGGGGCTACGAAGACACGGTCATTCCCGATATCGAGCGGGCCATTCTGTCGATGCACCACATCAACCTGCTGGGGTTGCGCGGGCAGGCCAAAACCCGGATTGCCCGCCTGATGGTCAATCTGCTGGACGAATACATTCCGGTGGTTGAGGGCTCCGAACTGAACGACGATCCGCTACACCCCCTGTCACGCTATGCGCATGACCGCATCGGCGAACTGGGCGACGCGACGCCTATCAGCTGGCTGCACCGCGACGACCGCTACACCGAGAAGCTCGCCACGCCCGACGTATCGGTAGCTGACCTCATCGGCGACGTGGATCCCATCAAAGCGGCCACGCTGAAACTGCCTTATTCCGACGAACGGACTATCCACTTCGGGCTGATTCCGCGCTCGCACCGCTGCATTTTCGTCATCAACGAATTACCCGATTTGCAGGCCAGGATTCAGGTATCGCTCTTCAACATTTTGCAGGAAGGCGACATTCAGATTCGGGGCTTCAAGCTGCGCCTGCCGCTCGACATTCAGTTCGTGTTTACGGCTAACCCGGAAGATTATACCAACCGGGGTAGTATCGTGACGCCGCTGAAAGACCGGATCGACAGCCAGATCGTGACGCACTATCCGAAGAGCATCGAAACAGGCCGGAAGATCACGCAGCAGGAAGCCATCGTGAAAACGGAGCAGAAAGGGCTGGTGAAAACCAACGACCTCGTGGCCGACCTGATCGAGCAGATCGCCATTGAAGCCCGGCAGAGCGAATACGTCGATGCCAAATCCGGCGTATCGGCCCGGATGACCATTTCGGCCTACGAAAACCTCCTGTCGGCCGCTGAACTTCGTACGCTGCTGAACAGCGAGAAAGAGACGTACGTACGCATTGCCGACCTCTACGGCGTGGTGCCGGCGATTTGTGGTAAAGTAGAACTCGTGTACGAAGGCGAGGTAGAAGGACCGGTGATTGTGGCGCAGAACCTCATTGGCAAAGCGCTACGTACCCAGTTTCTCAACTACTTCCCGAATCCTGAGAAAGCCAAAAAAGACAAGCGTGGCAATCCGTACAAGAAAATCACCGACTGGTTTGGTGATGGCAATGTCATGGACTTGCTCAACGACCTGCCCAACCGTGATTACGAAAGCCGCCTCCGTACCATCGACGGTCTCGATGACCTGGTCGATCAGTTTCACCCTCGCCTGAGCAAGGAAGAACGCCTCTTTATGATGGAGTTTGCCCTGCACGGCGTGGCCGAATACTCGCTCGTTGGTAAGAAAGCCCTCGACACCGGTCTACAGTTTAAAGACCTCGTCGGCTCGATGTTCGATCCTACCAAGCACTTTGGCGAGGAAGATGAGGAAGAGGACGACGACGATCGGTATTAA
- a CDS encoding IPT/TIG domain-containing protein, whose amino-acid sequence MEKRVRFAVQGLCLLVMLMAALAGCKVNEFPPELWSVNPSQYEIGRTVELKGAQFGAEPIVTFGQGATAVQASIQSRSDQVLTVTVPRIATGPTQVQVANSQGMTPPLSFTVVQPRPVLTALSPANTPPGGVMKVTGDNIDRVTSIRFDTTRAASFTVVSPNEVLVTISPTLPKGQYIFHFATEGGEFGTPYLVAGTPVITGFTPKRGRTGQEIVITGRYLADGQVFVNRGLADPSTVRGTDTEIRAIIPPDATTGRVSVRTFNQLTGISADSIYLASTPVIQAGPTPAEGIVGDKVIITGLNYRDVSEVKFGAVTAPFRILNDTQLEVTVPPRTESGNVPVTISGIGGSTTGNQPFFYIQAPTNIAFTPLRRAKNKQVTITGQNLFRIQSITLNGKPVSIHSAVEGVEVTFFVSPTDVSGPITVTNRAGTAISTRSLTIIQSPTVTDYPRRVAAGARMVLKGTWLRDAVVQFSGAASPALIDGKNEDNELWIRVPDDAQTGSFQLVTDSPDVFSSEQVTIIRPVPNIAFTPTSGKAGDEITVTGTFFEDVTDVRFNGGASLPATFRREFNNLKVIVPANAVTGTICLTNPAGIACSAGTFTVLRLPSGLSFSPKKGLAGSEVTISGQNLADVTEIRFSEGKSQPAAFRRVGATLIATVPADAADGSICLTNGAGTVCTSEFYDVLLPISNVAVVTTTAKVGAEVIITGTNVLTVSEVRFNNGRSSAAKFRGVGATLVVTVPADAASGPICLTNEAGTVCTKETVTIEK is encoded by the coding sequence ATGGAAAAACGGGTACGTTTCGCAGTACAGGGGCTTTGCCTGCTGGTCATGCTGATGGCCGCGCTGGCGGGTTGTAAGGTCAATGAGTTTCCGCCCGAACTGTGGAGCGTTAACCCGAGCCAATACGAAATCGGCCGGACGGTGGAGCTGAAAGGCGCGCAGTTTGGCGCTGAGCCGATCGTCACCTTTGGGCAGGGTGCTACGGCCGTTCAGGCGAGTATCCAGAGCCGGTCTGATCAGGTGCTCACGGTCACGGTTCCCCGCATCGCTACCGGCCCAACGCAGGTGCAAGTGGCCAACAGCCAGGGTATGACCCCGCCACTGTCATTCACGGTAGTACAGCCCCGGCCCGTGCTGACGGCCCTTTCGCCCGCTAATACTCCGCCGGGTGGCGTGATGAAAGTAACGGGTGATAACATCGACCGGGTTACGAGCATCCGGTTTGATACCACGCGGGCGGCTTCCTTTACGGTTGTTTCACCCAACGAGGTGCTGGTAACGATTTCGCCGACCCTCCCTAAGGGACAATACATTTTTCATTTTGCGACGGAAGGTGGCGAATTCGGCACGCCCTATCTGGTGGCGGGTACCCCCGTTATCACGGGTTTTACGCCTAAACGGGGGCGCACCGGACAGGAGATCGTGATCACCGGCCGCTACTTGGCTGATGGGCAGGTGTTTGTGAACCGCGGCCTCGCCGACCCGTCTACTGTGCGCGGTACTGATACCGAAATCCGGGCCATCATTCCGCCCGACGCTACGACGGGTCGGGTGAGTGTGCGCACGTTCAATCAATTGACCGGCATTAGCGCCGACAGCATTTATCTGGCCAGTACGCCCGTAATACAGGCCGGGCCGACACCCGCCGAGGGGATTGTGGGCGATAAAGTCATCATCACGGGCCTGAACTACCGCGACGTGAGCGAGGTGAAATTCGGCGCCGTTACGGCGCCTTTCCGCATCTTGAACGACACGCAGCTGGAGGTAACGGTGCCGCCCCGTACCGAGTCGGGCAACGTACCTGTGACCATCAGTGGCATAGGCGGCAGCACGACGGGTAATCAGCCGTTCTTCTACATTCAGGCCCCGACCAACATTGCCTTCACCCCCCTTCGCCGCGCCAAAAACAAGCAGGTCACCATCACGGGACAGAATCTCTTTCGCATCCAGTCGATTACGCTCAATGGGAAGCCGGTGAGCATCCACAGCGCCGTAGAAGGGGTCGAGGTAACCTTCTTTGTGTCGCCTACTGATGTGTCGGGACCCATTACCGTCACCAACCGGGCGGGCACAGCCATCTCGACGCGCTCATTGACAATCATTCAGTCGCCCACCGTGACCGACTATCCTCGACGCGTTGCTGCTGGTGCGCGCATGGTGTTGAAAGGTACCTGGCTGCGCGATGCCGTGGTGCAGTTTAGCGGAGCCGCGAGCCCGGCGCTTATCGATGGCAAAAACGAAGACAACGAACTCTGGATACGGGTACCCGACGACGCGCAGACCGGTTCGTTCCAACTCGTTACCGACTCGCCCGACGTGTTCTCGTCGGAGCAGGTGACGATCATCAGGCCCGTACCCAACATCGCTTTCACGCCCACGTCGGGCAAAGCGGGTGACGAAATCACGGTGACCGGTACGTTCTTCGAAGACGTGACCGACGTGCGGTTCAACGGTGGGGCTTCGCTGCCCGCTACCTTCCGGCGTGAGTTTAATAACCTCAAAGTCATCGTACCAGCCAACGCCGTCACCGGTACCATCTGCCTCACCAATCCGGCGGGTATTGCCTGCTCGGCAGGTACGTTCACCGTGCTGCGGTTGCCGTCGGGCCTGAGTTTCTCGCCCAAAAAGGGGCTGGCTGGTAGCGAAGTGACGATTTCTGGGCAAAACCTGGCCGACGTGACTGAGATACGGTTTAGCGAAGGCAAGTCGCAGCCGGCGGCGTTTCGTCGGGTCGGGGCTACTCTTATTGCAACGGTACCCGCCGATGCCGCCGATGGGTCGATTTGCCTCACCAACGGCGCAGGTACTGTCTGTACAAGTGAGTTTTACGATGTGCTGCTGCCAATCAGTAACGTAGCCGTCGTAACTACGACGGCGAAAGTCGGGGCGGAGGTGATCATTACGGGAACCAACGTGCTAACGGTGTCGGAAGTACGCTTCAATAACGGCCGCTCATCAGCGGCAAAATTCCGGGGTGTCGGCGCTACGTTGGTCGTTACGGTACCCGCCGACGCCGCATCGGGCCCCATTTGCCTGACCAACGAAGCCGGTACCGTTTGTACGAAAGAGACGGTCACTATCGAAAAATAA
- the bioD gene encoding dethiobiotin synthase produces the protein METNRFVVAGIGTEVGKTVASAVLVEALQADYWKPVQSGYPPDSDTETVRSLVSNTQSQFHPEVYRLREPLSPHAAAAAEGVLIDPARLQVPETANRLLIELAGGLMVPLTPTYLNIDWLEQLGYPVVLVTRNYLGSINHTLLSVEALRARRIPIAGLVINGPSVPATESVLLSYTGLPCLLRLADELHLTKETVKACAEQVRMIG, from the coding sequence TTGGAAACCAATCGATTTGTCGTTGCCGGCATCGGCACCGAGGTAGGCAAAACCGTGGCATCGGCGGTCCTCGTCGAAGCACTGCAAGCCGATTACTGGAAACCCGTTCAGTCGGGGTATCCGCCTGACTCGGACACCGAAACGGTTCGTTCGCTGGTAAGCAATACCCAGTCACAATTTCACCCGGAAGTATACCGGCTTCGGGAGCCGCTGTCGCCCCATGCAGCGGCCGCGGCTGAAGGCGTCCTTATCGACCCGGCTCGCCTGCAAGTACCCGAGACCGCCAACCGGCTGTTGATCGAACTGGCGGGGGGGTTGATGGTGCCGCTCACCCCAACGTACCTAAACATCGATTGGCTAGAACAGCTTGGGTACCCGGTGGTGCTGGTGACGCGCAACTACCTGGGCAGCATCAACCACACGCTGTTGTCGGTAGAGGCGTTGCGGGCGCGGCGTATCCCGATAGCCGGCCTGGTTATTAATGGCCCAAGTGTGCCCGCTACGGAGTCGGTACTACTAAGCTACACGGGCTTGCCCTGCCTGCTGCGGCTAGCCGACGAACTTCACCTGACCAAAGAGACCGTAAAAGCGTGCGCAGAACAGGTCAGAATGATTGGCTAA
- a CDS encoding rhodanese-like domain-containing protein produces MIRSLISLMLLSLTSPLVAQRTTNKAFGVMVDALIKESVPVVTCNELKQMPAAVRLDAREKKEYLVSHLPNARWVGYDDFDISRVADLPKSTPIVLYCSVGYRSEKVGEKLQAAGYTNVHNLYGSLFEWVNQGNPVVDAAGKPTKRVHAYSRAWSIWLKQGEKVYE; encoded by the coding sequence ATGATCCGTTCGCTTATTTCCCTGATGCTCTTAAGCCTGACATCCCCGCTTGTGGCCCAACGGACGACCAACAAGGCGTTTGGCGTCATGGTTGACGCGCTCATTAAGGAGTCGGTGCCGGTGGTAACCTGTAACGAACTGAAGCAGATGCCCGCTGCGGTTCGGCTCGATGCCCGCGAAAAAAAGGAATACCTGGTGAGCCACCTACCCAACGCCCGCTGGGTGGGCTACGACGATTTTGATATCAGCCGGGTGGCCGATCTCCCCAAATCAACGCCGATTGTGCTGTATTGCTCGGTGGGGTACCGTAGTGAAAAGGTGGGCGAAAAACTACAGGCGGCAGGGTATACTAATGTGCACAACCTCTACGGCAGCCTGTTTGAATGGGTTAACCAAGGAAACCCCGTGGTCGATGCGGCGGGGAAACCCACAAAACGCGTCCACGCCTATTCGCGGGCGTGGAGCATCTGGCTTAAGCAGGGAGAAAAAGTATACGAGTAA